In bacterium YEK0313, one genomic interval encodes:
- the pah gene encoding Proclavaminate amidinohydrolase, with amino-acid sequence MTATPFAFAPTFMGVPHRTEIGDAKAVILGLPFDCGTHPQRIGSRLGPAAIREQSQLLRAYDWTTGINPLEALGVIDVGDARVLSGEVEPSYAAIEAAVGAIAEKRAVVVSLGGDGAIALPEMRALHRVYPDLVILHIDAHTDAYPIPGYNTATAFSRAVEEGLVDAERSFQVGMRGATMVPGVHAHGLALGYRVVPMNELLSRGIDDVFAEIRRTIGDRPVYLSYDMDFFDPSVAPGVCTPTWGGASAREGLAVLEACGGLNLVGININTVSPPHDVGGMSALLAATVALNSLQLIARQHQAAGAA; translated from the coding sequence ATGACGGCGACCCCCTTCGCCTTCGCGCCCACCTTCATGGGCGTGCCCCACCGCACCGAGATCGGCGATGCCAAGGCGGTGATCCTCGGCCTGCCCTTCGACTGCGGCACCCATCCCCAGCGCATCGGCTCGCGCCTCGGCCCCGCCGCCATCCGCGAGCAGTCCCAGCTCCTGCGCGCCTATGACTGGACCACCGGCATCAATCCGCTCGAAGCCCTCGGCGTCATCGACGTCGGCGACGCGCGCGTCCTCTCCGGCGAGGTCGAGCCGTCCTATGCCGCCATCGAGGCGGCCGTCGGAGCGATTGCCGAGAAGCGCGCCGTGGTGGTCTCGCTCGGCGGCGACGGCGCCATCGCGCTGCCCGAGATGCGCGCCCTCCACCGCGTCTATCCCGACCTCGTCATCCTCCACATCGACGCCCATACCGACGCCTATCCGATCCCCGGCTACAACACCGCCACGGCCTTCTCCCGGGCGGTCGAGGAAGGCCTCGTCGACGCCGAGCGCTCGTTCCAGGTCGGCATGCGCGGCGCCACCATGGTGCCCGGTGTGCACGCCCATGGCCTGGCACTGGGCTACCGGGTGGTTCCGATGAACGAGCTCCTCTCGCGCGGCATCGACGATGTCTTCGCCGAGATCCGCCGCACCATCGGCGACCGTCCGGTCTACCTCTCCTACGACATGGACTTTTTCGATCCGTCGGTGGCGCCGGGCGTCTGCACCCCCACCTGGGGCGGTGCCTCGGCCCGCGAGGGCCTTGCCGTGCTGGAGGCCTGCGGCGGGCTCAATCTCGTCGGAATCAACATCAACACGGTCAGCCCGCCCCATGATGTCGGCGGCATGTCGGCCCTGCTGGCGGCGACCGTGGCGCTCAACAGCCTGCAATTGATTGCACGCCAGCACCAGGCGGCCGGCGCGGCCTGA
- a CDS encoding outer membrane protein A gives MKKLLLAGTALAAFASGAQAADLGVRRVEVPAAVIAPVFSWTGFYVGGYLGVSLRNARFNDLDGYNTPGTWGKNTANFLGGGTIGYNYQVSPNFLVGVEGELGYLGGARRADPTSPGLDTVGRINDSVYGLITARLGYTFDRTLIYVKGGLALGGGSTRVTDTCSAAPCGPLTLSGSRSSNVGWTIGGGIEYAAYQNWTVKLEYNYVSFGNQTINALASDGFNYRFRSQNNDAHLIKIGVNYLFSTGPGAVVARY, from the coding sequence ATGAAGAAGTTGCTCCTCGCCGGCACCGCGCTCGCCGCCTTCGCTTCCGGCGCTCAGGCCGCCGACCTCGGCGTTCGTCGCGTCGAAGTCCCGGCCGCTGTCATTGCCCCGGTCTTCTCCTGGACCGGCTTCTACGTCGGTGGCTATCTCGGCGTCAGCCTCCGCAACGCCCGCTTCAACGACCTCGACGGCTACAACACGCCGGGTACCTGGGGTAAGAACACCGCCAACTTCCTCGGCGGTGGCACGATCGGCTACAACTATCAGGTGTCGCCGAACTTCCTCGTCGGTGTTGAAGGCGAACTCGGCTATCTCGGTGGCGCTCGCCGCGCTGACCCGACCTCGCCGGGCCTCGACACGGTCGGCCGTATCAACGACAGCGTCTACGGCCTGATCACCGCCCGCCTCGGCTACACCTTCGATCGCACCCTCATCTACGTGAAGGGCGGTCTTGCTCTCGGCGGCGGCAGCACCCGCGTGACCGACACCTGCTCGGCGGCTCCGTGCGGCCCGCTGACCCTGTCGGGCTCGCGTTCGTCGAATGTCGGCTGGACGATCGGTGGCGGTATCGAATACGCCGCGTACCAGAACTGGACCGTCAAGCTCGAGTACAACTACGTCAGCTTCGGCAACCAGACCATCAACGCTCTGGCTTCGGACGGCTTCAACTACCGCTTCCGTTCGCAGAACAACGACGCTCACCTGATCAAGATCGGTGTGAACTACCTGTTCTCGACCGGCCCGGGCGCCGTGGTTGCTCGCTACTGA
- a CDS encoding Putative aminoglycoside phosphotransferase: MAETSKGGLTPAFDVEKLDGYLKAELGVSGRPEIVPISGGQSNPTFFVTYDDRRLVLRKQPPGELLPSAHAIDREFRVISALAGTPVPVAPALAFCTDRSLIGTPFYVMTRLEGRVFHDCALANVAPAERTAMYRSMAETLAALHNVDPAACGLADFGRPGAYFARQISRWTRQLEAAGSDSNADFKRLITWLPAHIPDDETSGIAHGDYRIGNLMFHPIEPRVIAVLDWELSTLGHPLGDLSHSCTAWLTAPDEYGGLAGLDLATLGIPGQEAYAADYYGAVGHGARLAPFHMAYALFRWAAIFDGIAVRARAGTAAAANAGEVGRLAGVFARRAAGFT; this comes from the coding sequence ATGGCGGAAACGAGCAAGGGCGGGCTGACGCCGGCCTTCGATGTCGAGAAGCTGGATGGCTATCTGAAGGCCGAGCTCGGCGTTTCCGGCCGGCCGGAGATCGTGCCGATCTCCGGCGGCCAGTCCAATCCGACCTTCTTCGTCACCTATGACGACCGCAGGCTGGTGCTGCGCAAGCAGCCGCCGGGCGAACTCCTGCCTTCGGCCCATGCCATCGATCGCGAATTCCGGGTCATCTCCGCGCTGGCCGGCACTCCCGTGCCGGTGGCGCCGGCGCTCGCCTTCTGCACCGATCGCAGCCTGATCGGCACGCCGTTCTATGTCATGACCAGGCTCGAAGGCCGGGTGTTCCACGATTGCGCCCTGGCGAATGTCGCACCGGCCGAGCGGACGGCCATGTACCGCTCCATGGCCGAGACCCTGGCAGCGCTGCACAATGTCGACCCCGCCGCCTGCGGCCTTGCCGATTTCGGCCGGCCGGGCGCCTATTTCGCCCGGCAGATCAGCCGCTGGACGCGCCAGCTCGAAGCCGCGGGCAGCGATTCCAATGCCGATTTCAAGCGGCTGATCACGTGGTTGCCGGCTCATATTCCCGACGACGAAACCTCGGGCATCGCCCATGGCGACTATCGGATCGGCAATCTGATGTTCCATCCGATCGAGCCGCGCGTGATCGCCGTGCTCGACTGGGAGCTTTCGACGCTCGGCCATCCCCTCGGCGACCTCAGCCACAGCTGCACGGCCTGGCTGACCGCGCCGGACGAATATGGCGGACTGGCCGGCCTCGATCTCGCCACCCTCGGCATTCCCGGCCAGGAGGCCTATGCGGCGGACTATTATGGCGCGGTTGGCCATGGGGCGCGGCTCGCACCCTTCCACATGGCCTATGCGCTGTTCCGCTGGGCGGCGATCTTCGACGGAATCGCCGTCAGGGCGAGGGCCGGCACGGCCGCCGCCGCCAATGCCGGGGAGGTCGGGCGCCTTGCCGGCGTCTTTGCCCGGCGCGCCGCCGGCTTCACCTAA
- the bbsG_1 gene encoding (R)-benzylsuccinyl-CoA dehydrogenase: MDFTISAELDDLRRRIAAFVETEILPLEADPASYDAHENIELGLLDRVRAKARAQGLWCLQLRPETGGLGAGRVGMAVCYEAMNRSIFGPAVFNSAAPDDGNMMVLEAIATPDQKQRWLQPIVEGRVRSAFVMTEPHPGGGSDPSMMMTRAERQADGSYRIYGHKWFITGAAEAAHFILIARTGEDARGGLTAFMFHRDQPGWKIVRRIGIMGPEEHGGHCEIAFDGLVIPPEDVLMGEGQGMKITQIRLGPARLTHCMRWLGLAKRCVEIANDYAATRQGFGVRLADRESVQLMLGGLAMNIEIGRLLVMKAAWELDRGNFARKEVSMAKIQAANTLHQAADVAIQINGARGYSKDTVLEWIYRYARQARIVDGADEVHRMVLSRALSGEGSDFWRWPVARD, translated from the coding sequence ATGGACTTCACGATCTCAGCCGAACTCGACGACCTGCGCCGGCGCATCGCCGCCTTCGTGGAGACCGAGATCCTGCCGCTGGAGGCCGATCCCGCCTCCTATGACGCGCACGAAAACATCGAGCTCGGCCTGCTCGACCGGGTCAGGGCCAAGGCGCGCGCGCAGGGGCTCTGGTGCCTCCAGCTGCGGCCGGAGACCGGCGGGCTCGGCGCCGGCCGGGTCGGCATGGCGGTCTGCTACGAGGCGATGAACCGCTCGATCTTCGGCCCCGCCGTGTTCAATTCGGCGGCGCCTGACGACGGCAACATGATGGTGCTCGAAGCGATCGCGACGCCCGACCAGAAGCAGCGCTGGCTTCAGCCGATCGTCGAGGGCCGCGTGCGCTCGGCCTTCGTCATGACCGAACCGCATCCGGGCGGCGGCTCCGACCCGTCGATGATGATGACGCGTGCCGAGCGCCAGGCCGACGGCTCCTATCGCATCTACGGCCACAAATGGTTCATCACCGGGGCTGCCGAGGCCGCACACTTCATCCTGATCGCCCGCACGGGCGAGGACGCCCGCGGCGGTCTGACCGCCTTCATGTTCCACCGCGACCAGCCGGGCTGGAAGATCGTCAGGCGCATCGGCATCATGGGGCCGGAGGAGCATGGCGGCCACTGCGAGATCGCCTTCGACGGCCTGGTCATCCCGCCCGAGGACGTGCTGATGGGCGAGGGGCAGGGCATGAAGATCACCCAGATCCGCCTCGGCCCGGCGCGGCTGACCCATTGCATGCGCTGGCTGGGCCTTGCCAAGCGCTGTGTCGAGATCGCCAACGACTATGCCGCGACCCGGCAGGGATTCGGCGTGCGGCTGGCCGATCGGGAAAGCGTGCAGCTGATGCTCGGCGGGCTCGCCATGAACATCGAGATCGGCCGGCTCCTGGTCATGAAGGCGGCCTGGGAGCTCGACCGCGGCAATTTCGCCCGCAAGGAGGTCTCCATGGCGAAGATCCAGGCGGCCAATACGCTGCACCAGGCGGCCGACGTGGCGATCCAGATCAACGGCGCCCGCGGCTATTCCAAGGACACGGTGCTCGAATGGATCTATCGTTACGCCCGGCAGGCGCGCATCGTCGACGGCGCCGACGAGGTGCATCGCATGGTGCTGAGCCGGGCCCTCAGCGGCGAGGGATCCGACTTCTGGCGCTGGCCGGTCGCGCGCGACTGA
- a CDS encoding Bacterial regulatory proteins, tetR family: protein MDRLSSFQAHYDLGTEALCARILKRHRETIRVKKAHVATANLARIVDATLKLANRTAFHSMTVRDLVAETGLSMGALYAYVDTKDTLLAMILDTVTGIVVEVLDAPPAEVAGNPAEHLRWFVRSHVFLSETMLPWFVFAYMEAKAFPPQERRKATMSEQRTEGMIAAILEAGKAKRSFAVGDITMTAALIKPMIQDWYVKRAKYRKRNVGPEAFAAALIGFIESAILKR from the coding sequence ATGGACAGGCTTTCAAGCTTCCAGGCGCATTACGATCTCGGCACCGAGGCGCTCTGCGCGCGTATCCTCAAGCGCCACCGCGAGACCATCCGGGTCAAGAAGGCGCATGTCGCGACCGCCAATCTCGCCCGCATCGTCGACGCCACCCTGAAGCTCGCCAACCGTACCGCCTTCCATTCCATGACGGTGCGCGACCTCGTCGCGGAGACCGGGCTCAGCATGGGTGCGCTCTATGCCTATGTCGACACCAAGGACACGCTGCTGGCGATGATCCTCGACACCGTCACCGGCATCGTCGTCGAGGTGCTGGATGCGCCGCCCGCGGAGGTCGCCGGCAACCCGGCCGAACATCTGCGCTGGTTCGTGCGCAGCCACGTCTTCCTGTCGGAGACCATGCTGCCCTGGTTCGTCTTCGCCTATATGGAGGCCAAGGCCTTTCCACCGCAGGAGCGCCGCAAGGCGACGATGAGCGAGCAGCGCACGGAAGGCATGATCGCCGCCATCCTCGAGGCCGGCAAGGCGAAGCGCTCCTTCGCCGTCGGCGACATCACCATGACCGCCGCGCTGATCAAGCCGATGATCCAGGACTGGTATGTCAAGCGCGCCAAATATCGCAAACGCAACGTCGGCCCGGAGGCCTTCGCGGCGGCGCTGATCGGCTTCATCGAGAGCGCCATCCTGAAACGCTGA
- the cmpB_3 gene encoding Bicarbonate transport system permease protein CmpB: MTSRQFLDALRQAPPGLRLAAYAPNLFDAIAFVLVIGLFSIIAHSFDGMRAPLAALDIAPVRLDPWLLPEYAARTTLRLFAAMAFSLVFTFVVATLAAKSRWAAMVIIPTLDILQSVPVLGFLTFTVMFFLGLFPGSQLGAECAAIFAIFTAQAWNMAFSFYQSLRTVPGDLKEVSRQFGFSPWLRFWRLEAPFAVPGLVWNAMMSMSGAWFFVVASEAISVGDVNIALPGIGSWLALAITERDMTAVALAVAAIAATILVYDQLVFRPVVAWADKFRFETTAAQRQPQSWVYDLIRKTRLMKHLVLPLVRLVGLIGRLAARPARLPSAPLPRLAAPLAGLIWFGLVGLAVGYGLWQMTAYLSARLSPADVAAAFGYGFVTLVRVMVLIALASLVWVPVGVWIGLRPMVAQKVQPVAQFLAAFPANVLFPFAVVLIVHFGLDPDIWLSPLMVLGTQWYILFNVIAGASAFPTDLREASVLFRLKRWQWWRRVILPGIFPYYVTGALTASGGSWNASIVAEVASWGETRLRAAGLGAYIADATAGGDYPRVVLGVAVMSLFVVVFNQLLWRPLYRFAERRLTLT, translated from the coding sequence ATGACTTCCCGCCAGTTCCTCGACGCCCTCAGGCAGGCGCCGCCGGGCCTGCGCCTCGCGGCCTATGCTCCGAACCTGTTCGATGCCATCGCCTTCGTTCTGGTGATCGGCCTCTTCAGCATCATCGCCCATTCCTTCGATGGCATGCGAGCGCCTCTCGCCGCCCTCGACATCGCCCCCGTGCGGCTCGACCCTTGGCTCCTGCCGGAATATGCCGCGCGCACCACGCTGCGGCTCTTCGCGGCCATGGCCTTTTCGCTCGTCTTCACCTTCGTGGTGGCGACCCTCGCGGCCAAGAGCCGCTGGGCGGCCATGGTGATCATTCCCACCCTCGACATCCTGCAATCCGTGCCGGTGCTGGGCTTCCTCACCTTCACGGTGATGTTTTTCCTCGGCCTGTTCCCCGGCAGCCAGCTCGGCGCCGAATGCGCGGCGATCTTCGCCATCTTCACCGCCCAGGCCTGGAACATGGCCTTCTCCTTCTATCAGTCGCTGCGCACCGTGCCCGGCGACCTGAAGGAGGTAAGCCGCCAGTTCGGCTTTTCGCCCTGGCTGCGCTTCTGGCGGCTGGAAGCCCCCTTCGCCGTGCCCGGTCTCGTCTGGAACGCGATGATGTCCATGTCGGGCGCCTGGTTCTTCGTCGTCGCCTCGGAAGCGATTTCGGTCGGCGACGTCAATATCGCCCTGCCCGGCATCGGCTCCTGGCTGGCCCTCGCCATAACCGAACGCGATATGACGGCGGTGGCCCTGGCGGTGGCGGCGATCGCCGCCACCATCCTCGTCTACGACCAGCTCGTCTTCCGGCCGGTGGTCGCCTGGGCCGACAAGTTCCGCTTCGAGACCACGGCGGCGCAGCGCCAGCCCCAGTCCTGGGTCTATGACCTCATCCGCAAGACGCGGCTGATGAAGCATCTCGTCCTGCCGCTCGTCCGACTGGTCGGGCTGATCGGCCGCCTTGCCGCGCGGCCGGCGCGCCTGCCTTCGGCGCCCTTGCCGCGGCTTGCCGCGCCGCTGGCCGGCCTCATCTGGTTCGGCCTCGTCGGCCTCGCGGTCGGCTATGGCCTGTGGCAGATGACCGCCTATCTCTCGGCAAGGCTCTCGCCGGCCGACGTCGCGGCCGCCTTCGGCTACGGTTTCGTCACGCTCGTGCGCGTCATGGTGCTGATCGCCCTCGCCTCGCTGGTCTGGGTGCCGGTCGGCGTCTGGATCGGCCTGAGGCCGATGGTTGCGCAGAAGGTGCAACCGGTCGCCCAGTTTCTCGCCGCCTTTCCCGCCAATGTCCTGTTCCCCTTCGCCGTCGTGCTGATCGTGCATTTCGGCCTCGACCCGGACATCTGGCTGTCGCCGCTGATGGTGCTCGGCACCCAGTGGTACATCCTGTTCAACGTCATTGCCGGCGCGAGCGCCTTCCCGACCGACCTGCGCGAAGCCTCCGTGCTGTTCCGGCTGAAACGCTGGCAATGGTGGCGCCGGGTCATCCTGCCCGGCATCTTCCCCTACTATGTCACCGGCGCGCTGACCGCCTCGGGCGGCTCCTGGAACGCCAGCATCGTCGCCGAGGTGGCGAGCTGGGGCGAGACGCGCCTGCGGGCCGCCGGGCTCGGCGCCTATATCGCCGACGCCACGGCCGGCGGCGACTATCCGCGCGTCGTGCTGGGCGTCGCGGTCATGTCGCTGTTCGTCGTCGTCTTCAACCAGCTGCTCTGGCGCCCGCTCTACCGCTTCGCCGAGCGCCGTCTTACCCTCACCTGA
- the cmpD_4 gene encoding Bicarbonate transport ATP-binding protein CmpD: MNSHTVQAPPTAAAGHGALVTVDRLRHLYRKGATNDLLVLDDVALTLRDNEIVSLLGRSGSGKSTLLRIIAGLMPASAGTVAIDGRPVRGPASEVAMVFQSFALFPWLTVLENVEIGLEAKGVARAERRKRALAAIDLIGLDGFESAYPKELSGGMRQRVGLARALVVHPEVLLMDEPFSALDVLTAETLRTDLLDLWTEGRMPIRSILMVTHNIEEAVLMSDRILVFSSNPGRVIAEIGVELPQPRNRLDPAFRQIVDDIYARMTARPTQRGGVFHGAGIGMILPPVSTNVLAGLMEAVSGRPHDGRAALQTLASELQLEVDELFPIAETLQLLRFAELDVGTVRLTEEGRRFAASEVDARKSLFAQHLLAYVPLAAHIRRVLDERPSHRAPAARFQDELEDHMSETFATQTLDGVTSWARYAETFAFDQDTGMFSLENPD; the protein is encoded by the coding sequence ATGAACAGCCACACCGTTCAAGCGCCGCCGACGGCCGCCGCTGGCCATGGCGCGCTGGTCACCGTCGACAGGCTGCGCCACCTCTACCGGAAGGGCGCGACGAACGACCTGCTCGTGCTCGACGACGTCGCCCTCACCCTCCGCGACAACGAGATCGTTTCCCTGCTCGGCCGCTCCGGCTCCGGCAAGTCGACCCTCCTGCGCATCATTGCCGGCCTGATGCCGGCCAGCGCCGGCACGGTCGCGATCGACGGACGCCCGGTGCGGGGGCCGGCGAGCGAGGTCGCCATGGTGTTCCAGTCCTTTGCCCTGTTCCCCTGGCTGACGGTGCTGGAGAATGTCGAGATCGGCCTGGAGGCCAAGGGCGTCGCACGCGCCGAGCGGCGCAAGCGGGCGCTCGCCGCCATCGACCTCATCGGCCTCGACGGCTTCGAAAGCGCCTATCCGAAGGAGCTGTCCGGCGGCATGCGCCAGCGTGTCGGTCTTGCCCGCGCGCTCGTCGTGCACCCTGAGGTCCTGCTGATGGACGAGCCTTTCTCGGCCCTCGACGTCCTGACCGCCGAGACGTTGCGCACCGACCTCCTGGACCTGTGGACGGAGGGCCGGATGCCGATCCGCTCGATCCTGATGGTCACCCACAATATCGAGGAGGCGGTGCTGATGTCCGACCGCATCCTGGTCTTCTCGTCCAATCCCGGCCGGGTGATCGCCGAGATCGGGGTGGAGCTGCCGCAGCCGCGCAACCGGCTCGATCCAGCCTTCCGCCAGATCGTCGACGACATCTATGCGCGCATGACCGCCCGGCCGACCCAGCGCGGCGGCGTCTTCCACGGCGCGGGCATCGGCATGATCCTGCCGCCGGTCTCCACCAATGTGCTGGCTGGCCTGATGGAAGCGGTGAGCGGCCGCCCGCACGACGGCCGCGCCGCCCTGCAGACGCTCGCTTCCGAACTGCAGCTCGAGGTCGACGAACTCTTCCCGATCGCCGAAACCCTGCAGCTGCTGCGCTTTGCCGAACTCGACGTCGGCACCGTGCGGCTTACCGAAGAGGGCCGGCGCTTCGCCGCGAGCGAGGTCGATGCGCGCAAGAGCCTGTTCGCCCAGCACCTGCTCGCCTACGTGCCGCTGGCCGCTCACATCCGCCGCGTACTGGACGAGCGGCCGAGCCATCGGGCGCCGGCCGCCCGCTTCCAGGACGAGCTCGAGGACCACATGTCCGAGACCTTCGCCACGCAGACGCTCGACGGCGTCACCTCCTGGGCGCGTTATGCCGAAACCTTCGCCTTCGACCAGGATACCGGCATGTTCAGTTTGGAAAATCCGGACTGA
- the gloB_3 gene encoding Hydroxyacylglutathione hydrolase — translation MPVAPGIFLVRLPLSFSPWHVNAWLMADGEGWTLVDAGTDDAESRALWDKVFAGHLAGRPLKRLVITHAHLDHVGLAGWIVERFGVPLWISRTDWLLARHALAEDPAASLARAQAFHRTAGCNAGFLDYLAGHQSFYTDLVGPLPPSFVRLADGDEIGIGAASWRVIVAAGHAPEQICLFEPRRRLLIAADHVLETISPYIGVVAQEPDGDPLGDYLAALDRFRALPEDTLVLPSHGMPFHGLHRRIDALVAGHEARRARILVQCDGARSAADIAGGLFRRPLDHRQMKFAVGETLAHLNHLLRRGRVTRRLDDTGVYRYGLR, via the coding sequence ATGCCGGTCGCGCCCGGCATCTTCCTGGTGCGCCTGCCGCTGTCCTTTTCGCCCTGGCACGTCAATGCCTGGCTGATGGCCGACGGCGAGGGCTGGACGCTGGTCGATGCCGGCACCGACGATGCCGAGAGCCGCGCCCTGTGGGACAAGGTGTTCGCCGGGCATCTGGCGGGGCGGCCGCTGAAGCGCCTCGTCATCACCCATGCCCATCTCGACCATGTCGGCCTTGCCGGCTGGATCGTCGAGCGGTTCGGCGTGCCGCTGTGGATCTCCAGGACCGACTGGCTGCTGGCGCGCCACGCGCTTGCCGAGGATCCGGCGGCCTCGCTCGCCCGCGCCCAGGCCTTCCACCGGACCGCCGGCTGCAATGCCGGCTTCCTGGATTATCTCGCCGGCCACCAGTCGTTCTACACGGACCTGGTCGGCCCCTTGCCGCCGTCCTTCGTGCGCCTTGCCGACGGCGACGAGATCGGCATCGGCGCAGCCAGCTGGCGCGTCATCGTCGCGGCCGGTCATGCGCCCGAACAGATCTGCCTGTTCGAGCCGCGCCGGCGGCTGCTGATCGCGGCCGACCATGTGCTCGAAACCATCTCGCCCTATATCGGCGTCGTCGCGCAGGAGCCGGACGGCGATCCGCTGGGCGACTATCTCGCGGCGCTCGACCGGTTCAGGGCGCTGCCGGAGGATACGCTGGTGCTGCCGTCCCACGGCATGCCCTTCCATGGATTGCATCGCCGCATCGATGCGCTCGTTGCCGGCCACGAGGCGCGCCGCGCCCGGATCCTCGTCCAGTGCGACGGCGCACGCAGCGCCGCCGACATAGCGGGCGGCCTGTTCCGCCGGCCGCTCGACCACAGGCAGATGAAGTTTGCCGTCGGGGAGACGCTCGCGCACCTCAATCATCTCCTCCGCCGTGGCCGCGTGACGCGCCGGCTCGACGATACGGGCGTCTATCGCTATGGGCTGCGATAG
- the mgtB gene encoding Magnesium-transporting ATPase, P-type 1: MRAAPRCWALPAQNADGFRVLIVATRLLVAGDVKQLYANADERDLTIEGFLTFLDPPKETAGPAIAALRGNGVAVKILTGDNAVVSSKICRDVGLEPGEPLLGRDVEKLDEPALRAAVEAHAVFAKMSPLQKARVVRALQANGHTVGFLGDGINDAPALRDADVGISVDTGADIAKESADIILLEKSLMVLEEGIIKGRETFGNIIKYIKMTASSNFGNVFSVLVASAFLPFLPMLALHLLIQNLCYDISQLSLPWDRMDREFLREPRKWAAGDIGRFMICIGPISSIFDISTYCLMWFVFAANAPEHQSLFQSGWFIEGLLSQTLIVHMIRTQKIPFVQSTAAWPVLLLTGAIMAFGIYLPFSPIGAAVGLQPLPPAYFPWLVATLVGYCVLTQIVKTLYIRRFKTWL; this comes from the coding sequence ATGCGCGCCGCGCCGCGCTGCTGGGCCTTGCCCGCCCAGAATGCCGACGGCTTCCGCGTCCTCATCGTCGCGACCCGCCTCCTGGTCGCCGGCGACGTGAAGCAGCTCTATGCCAATGCCGACGAGCGCGACCTGACCATCGAGGGTTTCCTGACCTTCCTCGACCCGCCCAAGGAGACCGCAGGCCCCGCCATCGCGGCGCTGCGCGGCAATGGCGTCGCGGTCAAGATCCTGACCGGCGACAACGCCGTCGTATCGTCGAAGATCTGCCGCGATGTGGGGCTCGAGCCTGGCGAGCCGCTGCTCGGCCGCGATGTCGAAAAGCTCGACGAGCCCGCGTTGCGCGCCGCCGTCGAGGCCCATGCCGTCTTCGCCAAGATGTCGCCGCTGCAGAAGGCGCGCGTCGTCAGGGCGCTGCAGGCGAACGGCCACACGGTCGGCTTCCTCGGCGACGGCATCAACGATGCGCCGGCCCTGCGCGATGCCGATGTCGGCATCTCCGTCGATACCGGCGCCGACATCGCCAAGGAATCGGCGGACATCATCCTTCTGGAAAAGAGCCTGATGGTGCTGGAGGAAGGCATCATCAAAGGCCGGGAGACCTTCGGCAACATCATCAAATACATCAAGATGACCGCCAGCTCGAATTTCGGCAACGTCTTCTCGGTGCTGGTGGCGAGCGCCTTCCTGCCCTTCCTGCCGATGCTGGCGCTGCATCTGCTGATCCAGAACCTCTGCTACGACATCTCCCAGCTCTCGCTGCCCTGGGACAGGATGGACCGCGAGTTCCTGCGCGAGCCGCGCAAATGGGCCGCCGGTGATATCGGCCGGTTCATGATCTGCATCGGGCCGATCTCGTCGATCTTCGACATCTCGACCTATTGCCTCATGTGGTTCGTCTTCGCCGCCAATGCGCCCGAACATCAATCGCTGTTCCAGTCGGGCTGGTTCATCGAGGGCCTGCTGTCGCAGACGCTGATCGTCCACATGATCCGCACGCAGAAGATCCCGTTCGTCCAGAGCACGGCGGCCTGGCCGGTCCTGCTCCTGACCGGCGCGATCATGGCCTTCGGCATCTACCTGCCGTTCTCGCCGATCGGCGCGGCCGTCGGCCTCCAGCCCCTGCCGCCGGCCTATTTCCCATGGCTGGTGGCGACCCTCGTCGGCTACTGCGTGCTGACCCAGATCGTCAAGACGCTCTACATCCGCCGCTTCAAGACCTGGCTGTGA